Proteins from a genomic interval of Verrucomicrobium sp.:
- a CDS encoding exosortase/archaeosortase family protein, translating to MAAWTALGLVLTALFAVFPYTTSHLNHLVPLAQAAWYMWTHFPDFEHGLLVAPLAAFLVWQKRAVLAALPRRGSGWGLAVLLLGFLAYLLGYLADIQYVGFFSLNLVLAGAILWLGGVAWMRALAFPWAFLFFMWPMPFLDNLLAFPLRLAMAQASHLVLAAVGVDNLCLGTAILSAPAPGHPAGERFAVDVADPCSGIRSLFALLMLAALYGHYALDRTWKKWALFLAAIPLAVAGNMARIVVLAFGILLWGAPFAVGTLDQPTWFHMLAGYVVFAVALAGMAACAKALALKGSNRAGAPGAAEAPRSAR from the coding sequence GTGGCGGCATGGACGGCCTTGGGCCTGGTCCTGACCGCGCTGTTCGCCGTCTTTCCGTACACGACCAGCCACCTTAATCACCTGGTCCCCCTGGCACAAGCCGCATGGTACATGTGGACCCACTTCCCCGACTTCGAGCACGGCCTGCTCGTCGCCCCGCTGGCGGCCTTCCTGGTCTGGCAGAAGCGGGCCGTCCTGGCCGCGCTGCCCCGGCGCGGCTCCGGCTGGGGGCTGGCGGTCCTCCTTCTGGGTTTCCTGGCCTATCTTCTGGGCTACCTGGCCGACATCCAATACGTCGGCTTCTTTTCCCTGAACCTGGTGCTGGCCGGGGCGATCCTCTGGCTGGGGGGCGTCGCCTGGATGCGCGCGCTGGCCTTCCCCTGGGCGTTCCTCTTCTTCATGTGGCCGATGCCCTTTTTGGACAACCTGCTGGCCTTCCCGCTGCGGCTGGCGATGGCCCAGGCCTCCCACCTGGTGCTGGCCGCCGTGGGCGTCGACAACCTCTGCCTGGGCACGGCGATCCTTTCCGCGCCCGCGCCGGGGCATCCGGCGGGGGAACGCTTCGCCGTCGACGTGGCCGACCCGTGCAGCGGCATCCGCTCCCTCTTCGCCCTCCTCATGCTGGCGGCGCTCTACGGGCATTACGCCCTGGACCGGACGTGGAAAAAGTGGGCGCTCTTCCTGGCCGCCATCCCGCTGGCGGTGGCGGGGAACATGGCCCGCATCGTGGTCCTGGCCTTCGGCATCCTGCTGTGGGGCGCGCCCTTCGCGGTGGGGACGCTCGACCAGCCCACCTGGTTCCACATGCTGGCGGGCTACGTCGTCTTCGCCGTCGCCCTGGCGGGCATGGCGGCCTGCGCCAAGGCGCTGGCCCTTAAGGGTTCCAATCGGGCCGGAGCGCCAGGGGCGGCTGAAGCACCTCGCTCAGCACGATAG
- a CDS encoding WecB/TagA/CpsF family glycosyltransferase → MASAARGQDIPFPAFACGPVAFRDVTAAEIVAEVARPAGPAPRLFTALNAHALSLALQQPRFRDLLNRSHLCFCDGFGILLFCRLWGFGAPRHRNTPTDFLPALLERLAAEKKTVFLLGDTEAVAAAYARQLEARHPGLVCGWHSGFFPRGGEEEAALLARIAAARPHALLLGMGMPRQEYWAEDHQAALSCASVVMIGASMAFHTGSRRRGPRWATGRGLEGVFRLLLEPRVVWHRYLVELPRLAWALRRYRKK, encoded by the coding sequence ATGGCCTCCGCCGCCCGGGGCCAAGATATCCCTTTCCCCGCCTTTGCCTGCGGGCCGGTCGCCTTCCGGGACGTGACGGCGGCGGAGATCGTCGCCGAGGTTGCGCGGCCCGCCGGGCCCGCCCCGCGCCTTTTCACCGCGCTCAACGCGCACGCCCTCTCCCTGGCGCTCCAGCAGCCCCGCTTCCGGGACCTGCTTAACCGGAGCCACCTTTGTTTTTGCGACGGTTTCGGCATCCTCCTCTTCTGCCGCCTCTGGGGCTTCGGCGCGCCCCGCCACCGGAACACCCCCACCGATTTCCTGCCCGCCCTCCTGGAGCGGCTGGCGGCGGAAAAGAAAACGGTCTTCCTCCTGGGCGACACGGAGGCGGTCGCCGCGGCCTACGCCCGCCAATTGGAAGCGCGCCATCCCGGCCTGGTCTGCGGCTGGCATTCCGGCTTCTTCCCGCGCGGCGGGGAGGAGGAAGCGGCCCTCCTTGCGCGGATCGCGGCGGCCCGGCCCCACGCCCTTCTCCTCGGCATGGGGATGCCCCGGCAGGAATATTGGGCGGAAGACCATCAGGCCGCCCTGTCCTGCGCCTCCGTCGTCATGATCGGGGCCAGCATGGCCTTCCACACCGGCTCCCGCCGCCGAGGTCCCCGGTGGGCCACCGGCCGGGGCTTGGAGGGGGTCTTCCGCCTGCTGCTGGAGCCCCGCGTCGTCTGGCATCGCTATTTGGTGGAGCTGCCCCGCCTTGCCTGGGCGCTGCGCCGGTACCGCAAAAAATGA
- a CDS encoding EpsI family protein yields the protein MNQEPIPLWRIAAAALLGAAALALCLLAPASHGQTVAGVVLDLPYRVGSWLGLDQAISPSELSILPADTGFARKEYLSGAGDSIVCSIVLAGAEKRSIHRPEICLPGQGWTVRASQVVPVPLRSGRTLRVMCLTMTHPAALSDGRKIEIPAYYLYWFVGDGVTTPSHWRRIWLTSWDRILHHVNHRWAYVSVYSTIRPGGKDAVQTLEMLRQFIAAAAPGFQKSERQ from the coding sequence ATGAACCAAGAGCCGATTCCCCTCTGGCGCATCGCCGCCGCCGCCCTCCTGGGCGCGGCGGCGCTGGCGCTTTGCCTTCTCGCTCCCGCCTCCCACGGGCAGACGGTCGCGGGCGTCGTCCTCGACCTGCCCTACCGCGTCGGCTCCTGGCTCGGCCTCGACCAGGCCATTTCGCCCTCCGAACTCTCCATCCTGCCCGCCGACACCGGCTTCGCGCGGAAGGAATACCTCTCCGGCGCCGGGGACTCGATCGTCTGCTCCATCGTCCTGGCCGGCGCGGAGAAGCGGAGCATCCACCGGCCGGAAATCTGCCTGCCCGGCCAGGGCTGGACCGTGCGGGCCAGCCAGGTCGTCCCCGTGCCGCTCCGTTCCGGCCGGACGCTGCGCGTCATGTGCCTGACCATGACGCACCCCGCCGCCTTGTCCGACGGGCGGAAAATCGAAATCCCGGCCTATTACCTTTACTGGTTCGTGGGCGACGGCGTGACAACCCCGAGCCACTGGCGCCGCATCTGGCTGACCAGCTGGGACCGTATCCTTCACCACGTCAACCACCGCTGGGCCTATGTCTCCGTCTACTCCACCATCCGTCCCGGCGGGAAGGACGCCGTGCAGACGCTGGAAATGCTCCGCCAATTCATCGCCGCCGCGGCGCCGGGCTTCCAGAAGTCAGAGCGGCAGTAG
- a CDS encoding glycosyltransferase family 9 protein, which yields MRLLLLLPDHPANPRLGGGGALRMQRLARFLTSRGHSVHWVAGWFPGCEGLPPELGLRMTFVGKASLLRSARYALVVLSRLAEFSSDADVIVEDFSPYAPTFSFLARPPAALQIQNHFGTAFLRRHPLLSPALWLIEKIYPRFFRHRIFVGTALLRRHKNRGALIPQGVESTALTLPSTSGDYIAFLGRLDFNQKGLDLLLKAAALTGLPVRIAGQGPGLERLQAALSGLPHVKHVGHLDEESKFRFLAESRFVVLPSRFEGEPVSMTEAAACGKGVLVSNIPELAYTVQNGFGQAFQKGNAADLARRMEALWKNPEILRDMGKHGRAFAKTRTWEEIGHQFESHLLNLISPTTPWRRTWRGWRRLLFPRLILPRRGQLPLGWAIHYALAVLVLLLFPLKALLRAWRRKDSAPVSRRAVFVSRAHLGDFLMSVPALLAFRDAFPGCHVTVALQQRYHDSLDLHAALDAVLEPPEESLPFLSQVRAWTALFRAGGYDTAIFHRITRPDLPALLAAFLCGIPRRVGGADKGTQALLTHAYFPEGRGRVAQYHLNLIAAFAGTTAGPLRWPELVAPVPPPRRYDVVLVPFAQHSKVWTEEGWRALFDHLRARGLSAALVGSAGQREAAEALRAAHPEIANLAGKTDLPGLFRLIGAARAVAGVDTGARHVAAALGVPCVVLGHGREHRQLMGAYAPGERYLVTEVPCAPCGAEPCPLGHVGCIRRTPAAAVVAALDSLLPL from the coding sequence ATGCGCCTCCTCCTGCTCCTGCCCGATCATCCAGCCAATCCCAGGCTAGGCGGAGGAGGCGCCCTGCGCATGCAGCGCCTGGCGCGATTCCTGACCTCTCGCGGCCACTCCGTCCATTGGGTAGCCGGCTGGTTTCCCGGCTGCGAAGGGCTTCCGCCCGAACTCGGCCTGCGCATGACCTTCGTCGGCAAAGCGTCCCTCCTGCGCTCCGCGCGCTATGCGCTGGTCGTCCTGAGCCGTCTGGCTGAATTCTCCAGCGATGCGGATGTGATCGTGGAGGACTTTTCCCCTTACGCGCCCACGTTTTCTTTCTTGGCCCGGCCACCCGCGGCCCTGCAAATCCAAAACCACTTCGGCACGGCATTCCTGAGGCGCCACCCTCTTTTAAGCCCGGCGCTCTGGCTGATCGAAAAGATATACCCGCGCTTTTTCCGCCACCGGATCTTCGTCGGCACGGCGCTTCTGCGCCGCCATAAAAATCGCGGCGCCCTCATCCCTCAAGGGGTCGAAAGCACCGCCCTAACCCTGCCCTCCACTTCCGGCGACTACATCGCTTTCCTTGGGCGGCTCGACTTCAACCAAAAGGGCCTCGACCTCCTCCTGAAGGCCGCGGCGCTCACCGGACTGCCCGTGCGCATCGCCGGGCAGGGCCCCGGCCTGGAGCGCCTGCAGGCGGCGCTGTCCGGCCTACCCCACGTAAAGCACGTGGGGCACCTGGACGAGGAATCAAAGTTTCGGTTCCTCGCGGAAAGCCGCTTTGTCGTGCTCCCCTCGCGCTTTGAAGGCGAGCCCGTTTCCATGACAGAAGCGGCGGCCTGCGGCAAAGGGGTCCTCGTTTCCAACATTCCCGAGCTGGCCTACACGGTCCAAAACGGATTTGGCCAAGCCTTTCAAAAGGGGAACGCCGCGGACTTGGCCCGCCGAATGGAAGCGCTCTGGAAAAATCCGGAAATCCTGCGGGACATGGGGAAGCACGGGCGGGCATTTGCGAAAACGCGAACATGGGAGGAGATCGGCCACCAATTCGAAAGCCACCTTCTCAACCTCATTTCCCCAACCACCCCCTGGCGCCGGACGTGGCGCGGCTGGCGGCGCCTGCTTTTTCCCCGCCTGATCCTGCCCCGGCGCGGGCAGCTGCCCCTGGGGTGGGCGATCCATTACGCGCTGGCGGTTCTAGTGCTGCTTCTTTTCCCGCTGAAGGCCCTCCTGCGCGCCTGGAGGCGCAAGGACAGCGCGCCCGTTTCCCGGCGCGCCGTCTTCGTCAGCCGCGCCCACCTCGGGGACTTTCTCATGAGCGTGCCCGCGCTCCTCGCCTTCCGCGACGCCTTTCCCGGCTGCCACGTGACGGTGGCCCTCCAGCAGCGCTATCACGACTCCCTCGACCTCCACGCGGCGCTCGACGCCGTCCTGGAGCCGCCGGAGGAAAGCCTCCCCTTCCTCTCCCAGGTCCGCGCCTGGACAGCGCTCTTCCGCGCCGGGGGCTATGACACCGCCATCTTCCACCGCATCACCCGGCCCGACCTGCCCGCCCTCCTGGCCGCCTTCCTCTGCGGCATCCCGCGCCGCGTCGGCGGCGCGGACAAGGGGACCCAGGCGCTCCTGACCCACGCCTATTTTCCGGAGGGCCGGGGGCGGGTGGCCCAATACCATTTGAACCTCATCGCCGCCTTCGCGGGGACCACCGCCGGCCCCCTCCGCTGGCCGGAGCTCGTCGCGCCGGTGCCGCCGCCCCGACGCTATGACGTGGTGCTGGTTCCCTTCGCCCAGCACAGCAAGGTCTGGACGGAGGAAGGCTGGCGCGCGCTCTTTGACCACCTCCGGGCCCGGGGCCTTTCCGCCGCCCTCGTCGGCTCGGCCGGGCAGCGGGAAGCCGCCGAGGCGCTGCGCGCCGCCCACCCGGAAATCGCCAACCTCGCGGGCAAGACCGATTTGCCCGGGCTCTTCCGCCTGATCGGGGCCGCCCGGGCGGTGGCGGGCGTCGACACCGGCGCGCGGCACGTCGCCGCCGCGCTGGGCGTCCCCTGCGTCGTCCTGGGCCACGGGCGGGAACACCGCCAGCTCATGGGAGCCTATGCGCCGGGAGAGCGCTACCTGGTGACGGAGGTCCCCTGCGCCCCCTGCGGCGCGGAGCCGTGCCCGCTGGGCCACGTCGGCTGCATTCGCCGCACGCCCGCGGCGGCGGTCGTCGCGGCGCTCGACTCGCTACTGCCGCTCTGA
- a CDS encoding glycosyltransferase family 9 protein translates to MSHLIKKSFQRKGNYWLAAASEALGPVLRAWAETRAGAPSAPESWRKGLLLGAGHIGDVLYRTGSLPDLARAFPQCRWFFAAPWPAREVLGGNPFLAGVVPLRDELSRLPWRELVDLIRAEEPDVVIGYDGGSYWRHLLAACAAGVPNRVGFSHKGFSSLLTRPIQMRFPTPYAWSFRDLVSQLTDRALGHDGRPQVFPAPGDEEAAAALFHRLGLEEKTPIVVCSMFSRRPYEAYAAEHYLQSLRLARHRRRFHAVFVGAAEEREALCEVVKGCGVEYSVIAGELGLRALYCFLRRCSAAFTMDSGVRHLANAAAIPVIFARSRNVQEVEAGPYCRTEEDVAPPGGSIPRRALTPAVLSFDHARAAERLVSVLG, encoded by the coding sequence GTGAGCCACTTAATCAAGAAATCCTTTCAGCGTAAAGGCAACTATTGGCTGGCCGCCGCGTCGGAGGCGCTGGGGCCGGTTTTACGTGCCTGGGCTGAGACGCGTGCGGGAGCCCCCTCCGCGCCGGAGAGCTGGCGCAAGGGCCTGCTGCTGGGAGCCGGCCATATCGGCGACGTTCTCTACCGCACGGGTTCCCTGCCCGACTTGGCGCGGGCGTTTCCCCAATGCCGGTGGTTTTTTGCCGCGCCTTGGCCCGCTCGGGAGGTTTTGGGGGGCAACCCCTTCTTGGCCGGCGTGGTTCCCCTGCGGGATGAATTGTCCCGCCTGCCATGGCGGGAGCTGGTCGACTTAATCCGCGCGGAAGAGCCCGATGTGGTGATCGGCTATGACGGGGGGAGCTATTGGCGGCATCTGTTGGCCGCTTGCGCGGCGGGCGTTCCGAACCGTGTCGGCTTTTCTCATAAGGGATTCTCCAGTCTTTTGACCCGCCCGATCCAAATGCGCTTCCCCACTCCCTACGCGTGGAGCTTTCGCGATCTGGTTTCCCAGCTGACGGACCGAGCGCTGGGGCATGACGGGCGGCCGCAAGTGTTTCCCGCCCCGGGCGACGAGGAAGCCGCCGCGGCCCTTTTCCACCGGCTTGGATTGGAGGAAAAAACGCCGATCGTTGTTTGCTCCATGTTTTCTCGCAGGCCTTATGAGGCATATGCGGCGGAGCATTACCTGCAATCCCTGCGCCTGGCCCGGCATCGGCGGCGTTTTCACGCCGTTTTTGTCGGTGCGGCGGAGGAGCGGGAGGCGCTGTGCGAGGTGGTGAAGGGGTGCGGGGTGGAATACAGCGTGATAGCGGGGGAGCTGGGATTGCGGGCGCTCTATTGCTTTCTGCGGCGATGCTCCGCCGCTTTCACGATGGATTCCGGTGTGCGCCATCTAGCCAATGCCGCTGCCATCCCGGTGATTTTCGCCCGCAGCCGCAACGTGCAGGAGGTCGAGGCTGGCCCCTATTGCCGCACGGAAGAGGATGTTGCGCCGCCTGGGGGAAGCATTCCCCGCAGGGCGTTGACGCCCGCCGTGCTTAGCTTTGACCATGCGCGGGCGGCGGAGCGGCTTGTCTCCGTCCTGGGGTAG